The Streptomyces kanamyceticus DNA segment GACCCGCACGCCCAGGCGGTCTTCTGGAGCGAGACGCTCGGCTATGAGATCGAGGACAACAGCGCCCTGATCGAACGGCTCCTCGGCATCGGCGCGGCGCCCGAGGCCGCGACCCTCGACTTCCGCGGCCGTCGCGCCTGGCGCGACCTCATCGCCGTCCGGCACCCCGACGACCCGTACGACGAGGCCACCGGCACGGGCCTGCTCCGCAGGATCCTCTTCCAGCGCGTGCCCGAGACGAAGAGCGGCAAGAACCGGCTGCACCTCGACGTGCACTCCGAGCCGGGCCGCCGCGACGACGAAGTCGCGCGCCTGCAAGGGCTCGGCGCCTCGGTCGACCAGCACGTCAAGGAGCCCGGCGGCGAGTGGGTGATCATGAAGGACCCGGAGGGCAACGAGTTCTGCGTGCACTGAACGAGTTCCGCGTGCACCGACAGAACGCCTCAGTCCCCCGTCGGCTTCTTCAGCACCTCGACCAGCGCCGAGATGCTGTGCTCGCGATGCCCCCGCTCGACCGCCCTGCGCACCAGGTCGTTGAGGGGCTCGACCCAGGACGCGTCGATGTTCGCCTCCCTGGCGAGCTCCTCCTCGTATCCGATCGCTTCGTGGAACACGCCCACGGAGGAGGCCGGTCGGCTGTAGTCGCCGGAGTCGATCTCCTGCGCCAGCATCGGCAGGAGGGAGGCGATCATCTCCAGCCACTTGACCTCGTAGCGCACCATCGAGCTCACCGGCAGCCCGCGCGCCTGCACGAGAGCGGCGCCCTGGAAGAAGCCGACCAGCGCCGGAAGGAGCGTGGCTCCGACGGCCGACTCGTAGAGGGCGGCGAGATCGGGGTCCGCCCCCAGGTGCACGGTGTCGCCGCCGAGGACCCGCAAGGTGTCCACGTGTTCGTCGAAGGTCGCGCGATCGCCCGCGTAGTAGAGCAGCGTGTCCGGCGCGCCGACCGCCGCGGGCACGTTCTTGACCGCGCCGTCGAGGAACCGCGCGCCCCGCTCCGCCGCCCAGGCCGCCATCGCGCGGGCGCCCGCGGGAGTCCCCGAGTTGAGGGTGACCAGCGTACGTCCCGCGAGCCCGGCGGCGGCCGGTTCCAGTGCCGCGCGCGTGGCCTCGTACGTGGTCAGGCAGGTGATGATCAGCGGGCTCGCGGCGACCGCCGCCTCGATGGACGCCGCGTGCGTCGCGCCCTTGGCGACGAGCGGCGCCGCCTTGCTCGCGCTGCGGTTCCATACGGCCGTCGGACGGCCCGCGTCGACGTAGGCGTCGGCCAGGGCCGCGCCCATCGAGCCGAGTCCGATGACCGTCACGGGGGTGCCTGTGCCGTCCGTCATGTAGTGCTCCTGTCCCGGGTGGGTGAAGGGGAAGCGGTGTCGCCCCTCATGCTCGGGTGGCCGCGACGAAACCCTCAAGTACCCACTAAATAGTGCGCACTTACCCCTAGGTGGGTGACCGGCGGCCTTCTGTGCCGCGCGCGGTGGCAAGCTGATGGTGACGCCCCGTCAGCCAGGAAGGCCGGTATGCCTCCGAGACACACCGCCCTTACCGACGCCGAACGCGCCCACCGTCTCCTCCTAACCACCTGCGCCGCTTTCGCCCTGCTCTCCCTGGTCCTCGTCCCGCCCTCCCTGCCCCTCGGCTGGGACGA contains these protein-coding regions:
- a CDS encoding NAD(P)-dependent oxidoreductase, giving the protein MTDGTGTPVTVIGLGSMGAALADAYVDAGRPTAVWNRSASKAAPLVAKGATHAASIEAAVAASPLIITCLTTYEATRAALEPAAAGLAGRTLVTLNSGTPAGARAMAAWAAERGARFLDGAVKNVPAAVGAPDTLLYYAGDRATFDEHVDTLRVLGGDTVHLGADPDLAALYESAVGATLLPALVGFFQGAALVQARGLPVSSMVRYEVKWLEMIASLLPMLAQEIDSGDYSRPASSVGVFHEAIGYEEELAREANIDASWVEPLNDLVRRAVERGHREHSISALVEVLKKPTGD
- a CDS encoding VOC family protein, with translation MTTLHWKLVIDANDPHAQAVFWSETLGYEIEDNSALIERLLGIGAAPEAATLDFRGRRAWRDLIAVRHPDDPYDEATGTGLLRRILFQRVPETKSGKNRLHLDVHSEPGRRDDEVARLQGLGASVDQHVKEPGGEWVIMKDPEGNEFCVH